A portion of the Coleofasciculus sp. FACHB-T130 genome contains these proteins:
- a CDS encoding MFS transporter, which produces MRTFFIIWIGQLVSTIGSYMTSFAIQIWMWELTGQATALALVGFFTLVPSILITPIAGLIVDRWNRKFLMMIGDTVTALCTLVILWLYLTNQLQIWHLYVGGAVSGAFSEIQALAYSVSIAMLVPKQHYTRATSLDSAIHYSSIIIAPALAGVLYYTIGFAGISLIDIVTFAIAIGTVLKIHIPQPTSSETSSHDKGIFQPIIFGFQYILVRPGLLAIVVAASLFWFAHDLGAALYAPMILARTGNDARVLGSIGSAAGFGGVTGAFLLSAWGGSKRRIHGFLLAMVGAGLSKTVFGLGQMPMIWLPAQFCSSLNFPLLSSSNTAILLSKVRPDVQGRVFAARSAIKQVVSAIALLIAGPLADHVFEPAMMPGGVLVPILGRLFGTGSGAGMALLYVITSISLLLIGLGGYGFRVLCDVEISLPDHDVEPEVEDSRCGG; this is translated from the coding sequence ATGCGAACCTTCTTCATCATTTGGATCGGTCAGCTAGTCTCAACGATCGGTAGCTATATGACCAGTTTTGCCATCCAAATCTGGATGTGGGAACTGACTGGTCAGGCGACGGCACTTGCTTTAGTGGGTTTCTTTACCCTGGTGCCGAGTATCTTAATTACACCCATTGCTGGGCTAATTGTAGACCGCTGGAACCGCAAATTCCTGATGATGATTGGCGACACAGTGACAGCTTTGTGTACCCTGGTAATTCTTTGGCTGTACCTGACCAACCAATTGCAAATCTGGCATCTTTACGTCGGTGGCGCGGTTAGCGGTGCTTTTAGCGAAATTCAAGCGCTGGCGTATTCAGTATCGATTGCAATGCTGGTGCCCAAACAGCATTACACCCGTGCCACCAGTCTGGATTCTGCGATTCATTACAGTTCGATTATTATTGCTCCCGCGCTGGCGGGTGTACTCTACTACACGATTGGATTTGCCGGGATCTCGCTCATCGATATCGTTACATTTGCGATCGCGATCGGCACCGTTCTCAAGATACATATCCCCCAACCCACAAGTAGCGAGACATCCTCTCACGATAAAGGGATCTTCCAGCCGATTATCTTCGGCTTCCAGTATATTCTGGTGCGTCCCGGTCTGCTCGCCATTGTAGTCGCGGCGTCCTTGTTCTGGTTTGCCCACGATCTGGGCGCTGCCTTGTATGCACCGATGATTTTGGCACGCACGGGAAATGATGCCAGAGTGTTAGGCAGCATCGGTTCAGCAGCCGGATTCGGTGGGGTAACGGGAGCGTTTCTTTTGAGTGCCTGGGGCGGTTCTAAGCGGCGCATCCACGGCTTTTTACTGGCAATGGTGGGGGCGGGTCTGAGTAAAACCGTCTTTGGGTTGGGTCAGATGCCAATGATTTGGCTTCCTGCTCAGTTCTGCTCATCGCTGAATTTTCCCTTATTGAGCAGTTCCAACACAGCAATCTTGCTCAGCAAGGTAAGACCGGATGTGCAAGGACGGGTTTTCGCTGCCCGATCGGCAATTAAGCAAGTTGTTAGCGCGATCGCTCTATTAATCGCTGGGCCACTTGCCGACCACGTTTTTGAACCAGCGATGATGCCAGGAGGTGTTCTTGTACCCATCCTCGGCAGGCTATTCGGCACGGGATCGGGTGCAGGGATGGCGCTTTTGTATGTCATCACTTCCATCAGCTTATTGCTGATTGGTTTGGGTGGGTATGGCTTCCGCGTGTTGTGCGACGTGGAAATCAGCTTACCTGACCATGATGTTGAGCCAGAAGTTGAGGACTCCAGATGCGGAGGCTGA
- a CDS encoding styrene monooxygenase/indole monooxygenase family protein gives MKRIAIIGAGQAGLYLGISLVDAGYAVTLFSDRTPEAILNGKIMAMPLLFPDALQLERDLGLNFWDEQFLGCDQFHNNLCDPQGNVALVISSTLEKPWRGVDQRLKISVWMQEFVRRGGELVVQAMTLQDLEESAQNYDLVVVSAGRGSFSTLFERDEQKSQYDQPKRHLGGGIYTGLKEDPKKGRTFQVSNIPGVGEMLQFPFYTNSKDSAYTVAFEAYPGGAMDRFGQVQSGQELAELSKQVIQELTPWNYETVKDMELLDEQAWVRGAVTPTVRKPIGRLPSGATVMGIGDTVILHDPVGAQGANNATKMAHLVAQRIVEHGNQRFDESWMQGVFDEFWQYCQHGHALTDCLLTPPAHLQEIAIAMAQNPEVAKDYLNGINNPPNLSPWFFDPEESKKYLAKKTLLNSIEPEERPVAPIAG, from the coding sequence ATGAAACGAATTGCAATTATTGGCGCTGGTCAAGCAGGTCTTTACTTAGGCATTAGTCTGGTGGATGCAGGCTATGCAGTGACTCTATTTAGCGATCGCACTCCAGAAGCTATCCTTAATGGCAAAATCATGGCAATGCCATTGTTGTTTCCAGATGCGCTACAACTTGAACGTGACCTAGGACTCAATTTCTGGGATGAGCAGTTTCTGGGTTGCGACCAATTTCATAACAACCTGTGCGACCCACAGGGCAATGTTGCCTTAGTTATCTCCTCCACTCTAGAAAAGCCCTGGCGAGGTGTGGATCAACGCCTCAAAATATCCGTTTGGATGCAGGAGTTTGTCCGCAGAGGCGGCGAATTAGTTGTTCAGGCAATGACGTTACAAGACTTGGAGGAGTCTGCTCAAAACTACGATCTGGTCGTGGTATCTGCTGGTCGTGGCTCCTTCTCGACCTTGTTTGAGCGGGACGAGCAAAAATCCCAATACGACCAACCAAAGCGCCATTTAGGGGGTGGTATTTACACCGGACTGAAGGAAGATCCGAAGAAGGGACGCACCTTTCAGGTCAGTAATATACCCGGCGTTGGAGAGATGCTCCAGTTTCCGTTTTATACCAACAGCAAAGATTCCGCTTACACTGTTGCCTTTGAAGCCTACCCTGGTGGAGCAATGGATCGGTTTGGCCAGGTGCAATCCGGTCAAGAATTAGCGGAACTCAGCAAACAAGTCATCCAAGAATTGACCCCGTGGAACTACGAAACGGTCAAGGATATGGAATTGCTCGACGAGCAAGCATGGGTTCGTGGGGCAGTTACACCGACTGTGCGGAAGCCGATTGGTCGTTTGCCATCAGGTGCAACGGTGATGGGGATAGGCGATACAGTGATTTTGCACGATCCGGTTGGAGCGCAGGGAGCGAATAACGCCACGAAGATGGCACATCTGGTCGCGCAACGGATTGTCGAACATGGCAACCAACGCTTTGATGAGTCATGGATGCAGGGAGTTTTCGATGAATTCTGGCAATATTGTCAGCATGGGCACGCCTTAACGGATTGCTTGTTGACGCCTCCAGCTCATCTGCAAGAGATTGCGATCGCAATGGCTCAAAATCCAGAAGTTGCCAAGGATTACTTGAACGGTATCAACAATCCACCCAATCTGTCTCCGTGGTTTTTCGATCCTGAAGAAAGTAAAAAATATTTAGCTAAGAAGACGTTGCTGAATTCGATAGAACCGGAAGAGCGACCAGTAGCGCCGATCGCTGGGTAG
- a CDS encoding Lin0512 family protein, translating to MARKRLIIEMGMGIDQHGQEPTVAAARAVRNAIAHNALPGVWEVAGLSDPDQMIVEVQVAVPYPEQVREAEVLAMLPFGRKTLTVESGGMVVQGRAIASLNDKNDEMLIAVAAVTVLVETD from the coding sequence GTGGCTCGTAAACGCTTAATTATCGAGATGGGGATGGGAATCGATCAGCACGGACAGGAACCGACTGTTGCCGCAGCCAGGGCGGTCAGGAATGCGATCGCTCACAATGCTTTGCCAGGTGTCTGGGAAGTTGCAGGTTTAAGCGATCCCGATCAAATGATCGTTGAAGTACAGGTGGCAGTGCCTTACCCAGAGCAAGTGCGGGAAGCAGAGGTATTAGCTATGTTACCTTTTGGTCGCAAAACTCTTACCGTTGAGTCTGGCGGAATGGTTGTTCAAGGTCGAGCAATTGCCTCACTCAATGATAAGAATGACGAAATGCTGATCGCGGTTGCGGCTGTTACCGTTTTGGTGGAAACCGATTAG
- the ptsP gene encoding phosphoenolpyruvate--protein phosphotransferase, with translation MVGIVIVSHSRKLAEGVQALVQQMVQGAVSLALAAGIDDPENPFGTDVMQVYQAIESVYSEDGVLILMDLGSAVLSAEMALEFLPEERRHQVRLCEAPLVEGAIAAAVTAASGANIEQVIREARGALAAKASQLSGINPSESAGALVSAPISAQSQVIHLTVRNQMGLHARPAAKFVATASQFQSEITLQNITSSSGSVNGKSINQVVTLVIRQGNEIAIAASGADAQAALAALQQLVEDNFGESVADVRGGETPLPEQPQFPISNSQFSGIPASAGIAIGNIAIYQPTVLNVQQQADNPEAEWQQLHTAIEQTRHQIQTLRHQISATAGEAQAAIFDAHLLCLEDPFVIDRARQLIFDRNFSAAAAWKTVIDETVAAYETLPDSYLQARAADVFDVGQRVMRSLTGTAPASINLPEPGILVATDLTPSETAQLNPGKVLGICTVAGGATSHSGILARSLGIPAVVGVGAELLRLENGTLIALDGETGEVWVQPDDTQLQELQTKRNRQQAQQQALQAAAQQPAITHDGHQIKVMANILTIQEAKIAVSTGAEGVGLLRSEFLYFDRVSVPTEEEQREAYEAIASILSPHPLIIRTLDIGGDKPLPYLDLPPEANPFLGWRGIRYLLDSPDLLKTQLRAILRASHKHPIKVMFPMVASVREIRAAKEILAAAKTELRSLGMSFDEAMEVGIMVEVPAAVTMADKLAAEVDFFSIGTNDLSQYVMASDRTNPKVATLADAFEPAVLRMIQQTVTAAHHAGIWVGVCGELASSELATPILVGLGVDEFSMNSPAISTVKAAISKLRMDEAEAIASAVLQLDSAKEVREYIAGQLEK, from the coding sequence ATGGTGGGAATTGTCATCGTATCGCATAGTCGAAAGCTGGCAGAGGGAGTGCAAGCGTTAGTGCAGCAAATGGTTCAAGGTGCCGTGTCGCTGGCTCTCGCAGCGGGAATTGACGATCCGGAAAATCCCTTTGGTACGGATGTAATGCAGGTTTATCAAGCGATTGAGTCGGTTTACAGTGAGGATGGCGTCCTCATCTTGATGGATTTGGGGAGTGCTGTACTGAGTGCGGAAATGGCGTTGGAGTTTCTGCCAGAAGAACGGCGGCATCAAGTGAGGCTCTGCGAGGCACCGCTGGTAGAGGGAGCGATCGCCGCAGCGGTAACAGCAGCATCCGGTGCAAATATTGAGCAAGTCATCCGCGAAGCACGAGGAGCATTAGCAGCGAAAGCCTCCCAGTTATCCGGTATTAATCCTTCGGAGTCCGCCGGGGCATTGGTAAGTGCCCCAATAAGTGCCCAAAGTCAGGTAATCCATCTCACCGTCCGAAATCAGATGGGTTTGCACGCCCGTCCGGCTGCCAAATTTGTTGCTACCGCTTCCCAGTTTCAATCTGAGATTACGTTACAAAACATCACATCTAGCAGCGGATCGGTCAATGGTAAAAGCATCAATCAAGTCGTTACGCTGGTCATCCGCCAAGGGAATGAGATAGCGATCGCTGCCTCTGGAGCGGATGCCCAAGCCGCCTTGGCAGCCTTGCAACAGCTAGTAGAAGACAACTTCGGGGAATCAGTCGCAGACGTTCGAGGTGGGGAAACCCCGCTTCCGGAGCAACCCCAATTCCCTATTTCCAATTCTCAGTTTTCTGGGATTCCTGCCTCTGCGGGTATTGCCATCGGCAATATTGCGATCTATCAACCCACCGTTCTCAACGTACAACAGCAAGCAGACAATCCCGAAGCGGAATGGCAACAGTTACACACAGCAATTGAGCAAACTCGTCATCAAATTCAAACCCTCCGCCACCAAATATCTGCTACGGCGGGAGAAGCACAAGCGGCGATTTTTGATGCTCATTTGCTTTGCTTAGAAGATCCCTTTGTAATTGATCGCGCGCGCCAGCTGATTTTCGATCGAAATTTTAGTGCTGCCGCAGCTTGGAAGACTGTTATCGATGAGACAGTTGCAGCTTACGAAACTTTGCCAGACTCGTACTTACAAGCACGCGCCGCTGATGTCTTTGACGTGGGACAGCGAGTGATGCGATCGCTTACAGGTACAGCACCCGCTTCTATAAATTTGCCAGAACCAGGGATTTTGGTGGCGACTGACTTGACTCCTTCTGAAACGGCACAACTAAATCCCGGCAAAGTTTTGGGAATTTGTACGGTTGCAGGTGGTGCGACTTCTCACAGTGGAATTTTAGCGCGATCGCTCGGCATTCCGGCGGTTGTAGGCGTGGGTGCTGAGTTGCTGCGCTTGGAGAATGGCACGCTCATCGCCTTGGATGGGGAAACTGGCGAGGTGTGGGTGCAACCAGACGACACGCAGTTGCAAGAATTACAAACAAAACGCAATCGCCAGCAGGCGCAACAACAAGCGTTACAAGCTGCTGCACAGCAACCCGCTATCACCCACGACGGACATCAAATTAAGGTGATGGCAAATATTTTGACAATACAAGAGGCCAAAATTGCTGTAAGTACGGGTGCAGAAGGGGTGGGATTGCTGCGGAGTGAATTTTTGTATTTCGATCGAGTCAGCGTCCCGACTGAGGAAGAACAACGAGAAGCGTATGAAGCGATCGCATCCATCCTATCCCCCCATCCCCTAATTATTCGCACTCTCGATATTGGCGGAGACAAACCCCTCCCTTACCTGGATTTGCCACCAGAAGCCAATCCCTTCCTCGGATGGCGGGGAATTCGCTATTTACTGGATTCCCCAGATTTACTAAAAACTCAGCTACGGGCAATTTTACGCGCCAGTCACAAACACCCTATTAAGGTCATGTTTCCGATGGTGGCATCCGTGAGAGAAATCCGCGCCGCCAAAGAGATTTTAGCCGCAGCTAAGACAGAATTGCGCTCTTTGGGGATGAGTTTTGATGAAGCAATGGAAGTCGGAATCATGGTGGAAGTGCCAGCAGCGGTGACAATGGCTGACAAACTGGCAGCAGAGGTGGATTTTTTTAGTATTGGCACCAATGATTTAAGCCAGTATGTCATGGCAAGCGATCGCACAAATCCCAAAGTGGCTACTCTGGCTGATGCTTTTGAACCAGCAGTGCTGCGAATGATTCAGCAAACTGTTACCGCAGCTCATCATGCTGGGATTTGGGTGGGAGTGTGCGGCGAATTAGCTTCATCAGAGTTAGCGACACCTATTTTAGTCGGATTGGGCGTTGATGAATTCAGTATGAACTCCCCAGCCATTTCTACAGTAAAAGCAGCAATTTCAAAGTTGAGGATGGATGAAGCGGAAGCGATCGCATCTGCTGTCTTGCAGCTAGATTCAGCCAAAGAAGTCAGAGAATATATTGCAGGTCAGTTGGAAAAATAA
- a CDS encoding HEAT repeat domain-containing protein, which produces MTHPSLENIGAQLESPNSRDRMLALASLREVSADDAVPLIKKVLDDENLQIRSMAVFALGLKPTEECFPILVKLLETDPDYGIRADAAGALGYLCDIRGFEPLVRAFYEDTDWLVRFSAAVSLGNLKDPRAFDVLVRALDSEEVVLQQAAIAALGEIKAVGAVDQILRFAQAEDWLVRQRLAEALGHLPSAKSISALNYLEKDRHPHVATAATISLKRLSENN; this is translated from the coding sequence ATGACTCATCCCAGCTTAGAAAATATTGGTGCCCAGCTAGAAAGTCCGAATTCACGCGATCGCATGTTGGCGCTTGCCTCTTTGCGTGAAGTATCGGCAGATGACGCTGTACCCCTGATCAAAAAGGTTTTAGACGACGAAAACCTGCAAATTCGCTCAATGGCGGTGTTTGCACTGGGTCTTAAACCGACCGAAGAATGCTTTCCGATTCTCGTGAAATTGCTAGAAACTGACCCCGACTACGGGATTCGCGCCGACGCCGCTGGTGCCTTAGGTTACCTGTGCGATATCAGAGGATTTGAACCCTTGGTGCGAGCGTTTTACGAAGATACCGATTGGCTCGTGCGTTTCAGCGCTGCCGTTAGTTTGGGCAATTTAAAAGATCCCCGCGCTTTCGACGTACTGGTTCGGGCGTTAGATAGCGAAGAAGTCGTGTTGCAACAGGCAGCGATCGCGGCACTTGGTGAAATTAAAGCAGTAGGAGCCGTCGATCAAATCCTTCGCTTTGCCCAAGCTGAGGATTGGCTTGTCCGTCAGCGGCTTGCCGAAGCCCTAGGACACTTGCCCAGCGCGAAGAGTATCTCAGCCCTCAATTACCTGGAAAAAGACCGTCATCCCCACGTTGCTACCGCTGCCACCATCTCCCTGAAGCGGCTATCTGAAAACAATTAA
- a CDS encoding phycobiliprotein lyase: MDIQEFFQLSAGKWFSQRTSHHLAFKQAESGKSDIKIEMLSAEDPEVIKLCEQYEVNPALAWGGARVSWDGTMEWDQEKHAGSSVLVPIPDPEKPNEGQLLRDMGYAEKASVAGRYVIGSDNSFTLITEYETMYSEERIWFASENLRLRASILKRFGGFSMASFCSEIRMGVAKPQEKAADTVANT, from the coding sequence ATGGATATTCAAGAGTTTTTCCAGCTGAGTGCAGGCAAATGGTTTTCCCAGCGGACTAGTCACCATCTGGCTTTCAAGCAAGCCGAAAGTGGCAAGTCAGACATCAAGATCGAGATGCTCTCGGCAGAAGATCCGGAAGTGATCAAGCTCTGCGAACAGTACGAAGTTAACCCAGCATTAGCTTGGGGAGGCGCTCGCGTTAGCTGGGATGGCACGATGGAGTGGGATCAAGAAAAGCACGCAGGTTCTAGCGTTCTCGTCCCGATTCCCGACCCGGAGAAGCCGAATGAAGGTCAGTTGCTGCGCGACATGGGCTATGCCGAAAAAGCTTCGGTCGCCGGTCGCTATGTCATCGGTAGCGATAATTCATTCACGCTGATTACCGAGTATGAAACGATGTACTCGGAAGAACGCATCTGGTTTGCTAGCGAAAACTTGCGGCTACGAGCCAGCATTTTAAAGCGATTTGGCGGCTTCTCAATGGCTTCTTTTTGCTCAGAAATTCGCATGGGCGTCGCAAAGCCACAAGAAAAAGCCGCTGACACCGTCGCCAACACTTAA
- a CDS encoding S-layer homology domain-containing protein — MGQPMLYVNPATGKDNSVGNSSAPLKTLTRALKQAQAGTSIQLASGIYNAAGGEVFPLVIPAGVTVVGNESSKGKGIQIEGSGEYISPSFGSQNITLRLETDAQLRGVSVTNRGAKGTGVWIESTSPRLANNTFTSCSRDGVFVTGTAKPAILDNVFTQNASTGLSLVRNAKGEVRRNVAERTGYGILIGDQAAPLITDNKIFANRAGIFLSRDATPVLRRNLIEKNTQAGLVINDGAKPQLGSRQEPAGNILRDNGEVDLQNLTRFAVVSAGNQLNPVRVQGTVEFVAATVAGSTFTMGPAQFSDVAGYWAEAFIQALVAKNLMSGFPDGTFQPEAAMTRAQYAAAIAKTFNLPPRPGNQSSFKDIPADFWAAGAIAKAASMGFISGFPDNTFRPGQNLTRVQAIASLVSGLALTGGNSSVLGVYGDRAQIPSYATDAVAVATTRRMVVNYPQVQQLEPMRDITRAEVAALIYQALVTTGEVKAIASPYIVNPEVNPDSSLPSFSDIQGHWAENSIRGLANQNLLGGFADGTFKPDDRLNRAGFAALLVKAFNPTSKRPAIQFTDIPPTFWAQAVIQQAYSGGFITGFPDQTFRPQQPVLRVQLIVSLVSGLGFASGDEKLLDKYEDRAAIPAYARPAVAAATQRGIIVNHPAPAQLNPNREATRAEAAAMVYQALVATGRLPAS; from the coding sequence ATGGGTCAACCAATGCTTTATGTCAACCCAGCAACTGGCAAAGATAACAGTGTCGGGAACTCATCTGCCCCACTGAAGACGCTGACTCGTGCCCTGAAGCAGGCTCAAGCCGGAACTTCGATTCAGTTGGCATCTGGGATTTACAATGCGGCAGGGGGAGAAGTATTTCCTCTGGTAATCCCGGCTGGGGTGACGGTGGTAGGGAATGAATCCAGCAAAGGCAAGGGAATTCAAATCGAAGGCAGTGGGGAATATATTAGCCCAAGCTTTGGCTCCCAAAATATTACCCTGCGGCTGGAAACGGATGCCCAACTGCGGGGAGTCTCAGTGACGAATCGGGGGGCGAAGGGGACAGGGGTTTGGATAGAATCGACATCGCCAAGGCTGGCGAATAATACCTTTACCAGTTGCAGTCGCGATGGCGTCTTTGTCACGGGTACTGCGAAACCGGCAATTTTAGATAATGTATTTACCCAAAATGCCTCCACAGGTCTTTCTCTCGTCCGCAATGCCAAGGGGGAAGTGCGTCGGAATGTGGCAGAGAGAACGGGTTACGGGATTTTGATTGGAGATCAAGCGGCTCCCCTAATTACCGATAATAAGATTTTTGCGAATCGGGCGGGGATTTTTCTGTCTCGTGACGCGACCCCGGTGCTGCGTCGCAATCTCATTGAGAAAAATACACAAGCGGGGCTAGTTATCAATGATGGGGCAAAACCACAGCTAGGGAGCCGTCAAGAGCCAGCGGGTAATATTTTGCGGGATAACGGGGAAGTCGATCTGCAAAATCTGACGCGGTTCGCGGTCGTCTCAGCGGGAAATCAGCTGAATCCAGTGCGGGTGCAGGGAACGGTGGAATTTGTGGCGGCGACGGTTGCTGGTTCTACTTTTACAATGGGACCCGCCCAGTTTAGCGATGTTGCCGGTTATTGGGCGGAAGCGTTTATTCAGGCGCTAGTGGCGAAAAATCTGATGAGTGGCTTCCCGGATGGGACGTTTCAGCCAGAAGCGGCAATGACTCGCGCCCAATATGCCGCAGCGATCGCGAAAACCTTTAACTTGCCGCCACGACCGGGAAATCAGAGCAGTTTCAAGGATATTCCAGCAGATTTTTGGGCGGCGGGGGCGATCGCGAAGGCTGCATCGATGGGTTTTATCTCTGGGTTTCCAGATAACACCTTTCGACCGGGGCAAAATCTGACGCGGGTGCAAGCGATCGCATCTTTAGTCAGTGGTTTAGCACTTACGGGGGGTAATTCTAGCGTCTTGGGAGTTTATGGCGATCGCGCTCAAATTCCTAGCTACGCCACAGATGCCGTCGCTGTTGCCACGACGAGGCGCATGGTGGTGAATTATCCCCAAGTTCAACAACTCGAACCGATGCGAGACATTACCCGCGCTGAAGTTGCCGCACTCATCTATCAGGCATTGGTAACAACTGGGGAAGTCAAGGCGATCGCTTCTCCCTATATTGTCAATCCGGAGGTGAATCCCGACTCCTCCCTTCCCAGCTTCAGCGACATTCAGGGACACTGGGCAGAGAATTCCATTCGAGGATTGGCAAATCAAAACCTGCTGGGTGGCTTTGCCGATGGCACTTTCAAGCCAGACGATCGACTGAATCGGGCGGGATTTGCGGCTTTATTAGTGAAAGCTTTTAACCCCACTTCCAAACGCCCAGCCATCCAGTTTACCGATATCCCCCCGACTTTTTGGGCGCAGGCGGTGATTCAACAAGCTTATAGCGGTGGCTTCATTACCGGCTTTCCCGACCAAACTTTCCGCCCTCAGCAGCCGGTTCTGAGAGTCCAGCTGATTGTTTCTCTGGTGAGTGGATTGGGCTTTGCCTCTGGGGATGAAAAACTCTTAGACAAGTACGAAGACCGCGCAGCGATTCCCGCCTATGCCCGCCCTGCTGTTGCTGCTGCTACACAAAGAGGTATCATTGTGAACCACCCGGCACCCGCACAACTTAACCCAAATCGAGAAGCCACACGAGCCGAGGCAGCTGCTATGGTTTATCAGGCATTAGTCGCCACTGGGCGATTGCCTGCTTCCTAG
- a CDS encoding ABC transporter ATP-binding protein, translating to MIEVENLSKIYGATPAIQDVTFNVEPGEILGFLGPNGAGKTTTMRILAGYLPASSGTARIAGYDVHEDLMAVRRRIGYLPETPPLYPDMSVEGFLHFVARLKGVPGRDRKSQVNSAMERCNLTEKRKVLIRKLSKGFRQRVGIAQAIVHDPPAIILDEPTVGLDPRQIIEVRNLIKSLAGSHTIILSTHILPEVSMTCSRVAIINRGRLVATNSPENLVAQLAGGSGYELEIDGDVEAVQHMLLVLPGVRFVESIPSQELPPNRTLIRVVSEPGTEPARDIAAVLIGAGVALYEMRRTRASLEDVFIELTTQEKVVDMDTDETDGNGTSPPSPAEAAVIVATDEQSGGVE from the coding sequence ATGATCGAAGTTGAAAATTTAAGCAAAATCTATGGCGCGACCCCAGCCATTCAGGATGTCACCTTTAATGTGGAACCTGGGGAAATTTTGGGCTTTTTGGGGCCGAATGGTGCCGGAAAAACGACAACCATGCGGATTTTGGCGGGATATCTACCCGCTTCCAGTGGGACTGCCCGGATTGCTGGGTACGATGTGCATGAAGATTTAATGGCGGTACGGCGGCGGATTGGATATTTACCGGAGACGCCACCTTTGTATCCTGACATGAGCGTGGAGGGATTTTTGCATTTTGTGGCGCGGCTAAAGGGGGTTCCCGGACGCGATCGCAAATCCCAAGTAAATTCAGCAATGGAACGCTGCAACCTCACCGAAAAACGCAAGGTACTCATCCGCAAGCTTTCTAAAGGCTTCCGCCAACGGGTTGGCATTGCCCAAGCGATCGTCCACGACCCACCCGCGATTATTCTAGATGAACCCACGGTTGGTCTCGACCCTCGGCAAATTATCGAGGTTCGCAACTTAATTAAAAGCCTTGCCGGTAGCCACACAATCATTCTCTCTACCCATATTTTGCCGGAAGTTAGTATGACTTGCAGCCGAGTGGCAATTATCAATCGCGGTCGGCTTGTAGCAACGAATAGCCCGGAAAATCTGGTAGCACAGCTAGCGGGCGGATCGGGCTATGAGTTGGAAATCGACGGGGATGTAGAAGCTGTGCAACATATGCTCTTAGTTTTGCCCGGAGTTCGTTTTGTCGAATCCATCCCCAGCCAGGAATTACCGCCCAATCGCACTCTTATCCGTGTAGTATCAGAACCGGGTACAGAACCGGCGCGTGATATTGCTGCGGTTTTAATTGGGGCGGGGGTGGCATTGTATGAAATGCGACGCACTCGCGCTAGTCTTGAGGACGTGTTTATCGAACTGACAACCCAAGAAAAGGTCGTCGATATGGATACGGATGAAACCGATGGCAATGGGACATCCCCTCCCTCGCCAGCAGAAGCTGCTGTCATTGTTGCCACAGATGAGCAATCTGGAGGAGTTGAATAA
- a CDS encoding ABC transporter permease: MGVIISNILAIYRKELQGYFASPLAYIVAGAFWFLAGLFFLTALQSESDRALDIYFQGQQIGAPVPPIDVAYNTLQSFLGAMFFLSLFILPILSMGLYSEERKRGTLELLATSPVTNWAVAVGKLLGVVTFFITMVLPLLAYEAIAFNASSPPLPPAVLLLGHAALILVATAILSLGMFISSLTESTILAAILTFVLILCFSLIELLAKLTGGVLGEAWNHLSLVKHYNTLVQGVVDTSSLIMFASYIILGVFLTAQSIDALRYQRS, from the coding sequence ATGGGCGTAATTATTAGTAATATTTTGGCGATTTATCGCAAGGAATTGCAGGGCTATTTTGCTTCGCCGCTGGCATATATCGTCGCGGGTGCTTTCTGGTTTTTAGCTGGATTATTCTTCCTCACTGCATTGCAAAGTGAGAGCGATCGCGCTTTGGATATTTATTTTCAAGGACAGCAAATTGGCGCACCCGTTCCCCCCATCGATGTCGCCTATAACACCCTCCAAAGCTTTCTGGGGGCAATGTTCTTTTTATCGTTATTTATTCTGCCCATTCTCTCAATGGGGCTGTATTCCGAGGAACGCAAGCGAGGGACTTTAGAGCTATTAGCCACTTCGCCAGTCACCAACTGGGCGGTGGCGGTGGGTAAATTGTTGGGGGTAGTGACATTTTTTATCACAATGGTGCTGCCGTTGCTGGCATACGAAGCGATCGCTTTTAATGCATCAAGCCCACCCCTACCCCCAGCGGTGCTGCTATTGGGTCATGCAGCATTAATCTTGGTTGCCACCGCGATTCTTAGCTTGGGAATGTTTATTTCTTCCCTCACCGAAAGCACCATCTTGGCAGCAATTCTTACCTTTGTGCTAATTTTATGCTTCTCGCTGATCGAGCTTTTAGCGAAACTGACCGGCGGCGTTTTAGGAGAGGCATGGAATCATTTATCTTTAGTCAAACATTACAACACTTTGGTGCAAGGCGTAGTTGATACCAGCAGTTTGATTATGTTTGCAAGCTACATTATCTTAGGCGTGTTTCTGACTGCTCAATCTATCGATGCCTTGCGCTATCAGCGTTCTTAA